A genomic region of Paroedura picta isolate Pp20150507F chromosome 4, Ppicta_v3.0, whole genome shotgun sequence contains the following coding sequences:
- the ELMO2 gene encoding engulfment and cell motility protein 2 isoform X4: MANTFAQKHLRSIILTHIIRGNRPIKTEMAHQLYVLQVLTFNLLEERMMTKMDPNDQAQRDIIFELRRIAFEAEAESHSLAGGGAEKRKAMYTKDYKMLGFTNHINPALDFTQTPPGMLALDNMLYLARCHQDTYVRIVLENSSREDKHECPFGRSAIELTKMLCEILQVGELPNEGRNDYHPMFFTHDRAFEELFAICIHLLNKTWKEMRATAEDFNKVMQVVREQITRALPSAPYSLDQFKGKLRSLNYSEILRLRQSERMSQDDFQSPPILELREKIQPEILELIRQQRLNRLCEGSSFRKVGNRRRPERFWFCRLALNHKMLHYGDLEDHAQGEVTLEALQEKIPVADIKAVVTGKDCPHMKEKGALKQNKEALELAFSILYDPDETLNFIAPNKYEYCIWTDGLNALLGKEMASELTRSDLDTLLSMEMKLRLLDLENIHIPETPPPVPREPSSYDFVYHYG, from the exons ATGGCCAATACCTTTGCCCAGAAGCACCTGCGCTCCATCATCTTGACT CACATCATCCGAGGGAACCGGCCGATTAAAACGGAGATGGCTCATCAGCTGTATGTGCTTCAGGTCCTGACCTTTAACCTTCTGGAAGAGCGCATGATGACCAAGATGGACCCCAACGATCAG GCGCAAAGGGACATCATCTTTGAGCTGAGAAGGATCGCGTTCGAGGCCGAGGCCGAGAGCCACAGCCTTGCCGGGGGTGGAGCGGAGAAGCGCAAAGCCATGTACACCAAGGACTACAAGATGCTGGGCTTCACC AACCACATCAACCCTGCACTGGACTTCACGCAGACCCCGCCAGGGATGCTGGCCTTGGACAACATGCTGTATCtggccaggtgccaccaggacACCTATGTCCGG ATTGTCCTGGAGAACAGCAGCCGGGAGGACAAGCACGAGTGCCCCTTTGGGCGAAGTGCCATCGAGCTAACCAAGATGCTCTGTGAGATCCTGCAGGTCGGAGAACTGC ccaaCGAGGGTCGGAATGACTACCACCCCATGTTCTTCACTCACGACCGTGCCTTCGAGGAGCTCTTTGCCATCTGCATCCACCTGTTGAACAAGACCTGGAAGGAGATGCGGGCCACAGCGGAAGATTTCAAcaag GTGATGCAGGTGGTGCGGGAGCAGATTACCCGTGCGCTGCCCTCGGCACCCTACTCCCTGGACCAGTTCAAGGGCAAGCTCCGCAGCCTGAACTACTCGGAGATCCTGCGCCTGCGCCAGTCAGAGCGGATGAGCCAGGATGACTTCCAGTCCCCGCCTATTCT ggagcTGCGGGAGAAGATCCAGCCGGAGATCCTGGAGCTCATCCGGCAGCAGCGCCTGAACCGCCTCTGCGAAGGGAGCAGCTTCCGCAAGGTTGGCAATCGGAGGAGGCCAG AGAGGTTCTGGTTCTGCCGCTTGGCGCTCAACCACAAGATGCTCCACTACGGAGACCTGGAGGACCACGCCCAGGGAGAGGTGACCCTCGAGGCCCTGCAGGAGAAGA TCCCTGTCGCAGACATCAAGGCTGTTGTCACTGGGAAAGACTGTCCCCACATGAAGGAGAAGGGAGCCCTGAAGCAGAACAAG GAGGCATTGGAGCTGGCCTTCTCCATCCTGTATGACCCCGACGAGACCTTGAACTTCATTGCACCCAACAAATATGAG tacTGCATCTGGACTGATGGCCTGAACGCCCTGCTGGGGAAGGAGATGGCCAGTGAGCTGACCCGGAGTGACCTGGACACCTTGCTGAGCATGGAGATGAAGCTGCGTCTGCTGGACTTGGAGAACATCCACATCCCAGAAACGCCGCCCCCCGTCCCCCGGGAGCCCAGCAGCTATGACTTTGTCTACCACTATGGCTGA
- the ELMO2 gene encoding engulfment and cell motility protein 2 isoform X2 encodes MPPPSDIVKVAVEWPGANAQLLEIDQKRPLASIIKEVCDGWSLPNPEFYTLRYADGPQLYITEQTRSDIKNGTILRLAISPSRAARQLVDRIQSHSMEARLEAMKELAKLSADMTFATEFIHMDGLVVLTHLVESGTKLLSHYSEMLAFTLTAFLELMDHGIVSWDTVSITFVKQIAGYVSQPTVDVSILQRSLAILESMVLNSQTLYQKVAEEVTVGQLLSHLQVSNQEIQTYAIALINAFFLKSPEDKRQEPLVNPLELPCTEMANTFAQKHLRSIILTHIIRGNRPIKTEMAHQLYVLQVLTFNLLEERMMTKMDPNDQAQRDIIFELRRIAFEAEAESHSLAGGGAEKRKAMYTKDYKMLGFTNHINPALDFTQTPPGMLALDNMLYLARCHQDTYVRIVLENSSREDKHECPFGRSAIELTKMLCEILQVGELPNEGRNDYHPMFFTHDRAFEELFAICIHLLNKTWKEMRATAEDFNKVMQVVREQITRALPSAPYSLDQFKGKLRSLNYSEILRLRQSERMSQDDFQSPPILELREKIQPEILELIRQQRLNRLCEGSSFRKVGNRRRPERFWFCRLALNHKMLHYGDLEDHAQGEVTLEALQEKIPVADIKAVVTGKDCPHMKEKGALKQNKEALELAFSILYDPDETLNFIAPNKYEYCIWTDGLNALLGKEMASELTRSDLDTLLSMEMKLRLLDLENIHIPETPPPVPREPSSYDFVYHYG; translated from the exons ATGCCGCCCCCATCAGACATAGTCAAGGTAGCTGTGGAGTGGCCGGGGGCCAATGCCCAGTTGTTGGAAATTGATCAG AAGCGGCCCCTAGCGTCCATCATCAAAGAAGTGTGTGACGG ATGGTCGCTGCCCAACCCCGAGTTCTACACACTGCGCTATGCCGATGGGCCTCAGCTGTACATCACTGAGCAG ACTCGCAGCGACATCAAGAATGGGACCATCCTGCGACTGGCCATTTCTCCG TCTCGGGCTGCCCGCCAGCTGGTGGACCGGATCCAGTCACACAGCATGGAGGCTCGGCTGGAGGCCATGAAGGAGCTGGCCAAGCTGTCTGCAGACATGACCTTTGCCACCGAGTTCATCCACATGGACGGCCTGGTGGTGCTGACCCACCTGGTGGAGAGCGGGACCAAGCTCCTCTCCCA CTACAGCGAGATGCTGGCGTTCACCCTGACAGCCTTCCTGGAGCTCATGGATCATGGCATTGTGTCGTGGGACACAGTTTCCATCACCTTTGTCAAGCAG ATTGCAGGGTATGTCAGTCAGCCCACGGTGGATGTCTCCATCCTGCAGCGCTCCTTGGCCATCTTGGAGAGCATGGTGCTGAACAGCCAGACCCTGTACCAGAAGGTGGCTGAAGAGGTCACAGTGGGGCAGCTCCTTTCGCACTTGCAGGT CTCCAACCAAGAGATCCAGACCTATGCTATTGCCTTGATCAATGCCTTCTTTCTGAAGTCCCCTGAGGACAAGAGACAG GAGCCACTTGTGAACCCACTGGAGCTCCCCTGCACT GAGATGGCCAATACCTTTGCCCAGAAGCACCTGCGCTCCATCATCTTGACT CACATCATCCGAGGGAACCGGCCGATTAAAACGGAGATGGCTCATCAGCTGTATGTGCTTCAGGTCCTGACCTTTAACCTTCTGGAAGAGCGCATGATGACCAAGATGGACCCCAACGATCAG GCGCAAAGGGACATCATCTTTGAGCTGAGAAGGATCGCGTTCGAGGCCGAGGCCGAGAGCCACAGCCTTGCCGGGGGTGGAGCGGAGAAGCGCAAAGCCATGTACACCAAGGACTACAAGATGCTGGGCTTCACC AACCACATCAACCCTGCACTGGACTTCACGCAGACCCCGCCAGGGATGCTGGCCTTGGACAACATGCTGTATCtggccaggtgccaccaggacACCTATGTCCGG ATTGTCCTGGAGAACAGCAGCCGGGAGGACAAGCACGAGTGCCCCTTTGGGCGAAGTGCCATCGAGCTAACCAAGATGCTCTGTGAGATCCTGCAGGTCGGAGAACTGC ccaaCGAGGGTCGGAATGACTACCACCCCATGTTCTTCACTCACGACCGTGCCTTCGAGGAGCTCTTTGCCATCTGCATCCACCTGTTGAACAAGACCTGGAAGGAGATGCGGGCCACAGCGGAAGATTTCAAcaag GTGATGCAGGTGGTGCGGGAGCAGATTACCCGTGCGCTGCCCTCGGCACCCTACTCCCTGGACCAGTTCAAGGGCAAGCTCCGCAGCCTGAACTACTCGGAGATCCTGCGCCTGCGCCAGTCAGAGCGGATGAGCCAGGATGACTTCCAGTCCCCGCCTATTCT ggagcTGCGGGAGAAGATCCAGCCGGAGATCCTGGAGCTCATCCGGCAGCAGCGCCTGAACCGCCTCTGCGAAGGGAGCAGCTTCCGCAAGGTTGGCAATCGGAGGAGGCCAG AGAGGTTCTGGTTCTGCCGCTTGGCGCTCAACCACAAGATGCTCCACTACGGAGACCTGGAGGACCACGCCCAGGGAGAGGTGACCCTCGAGGCCCTGCAGGAGAAGA TCCCTGTCGCAGACATCAAGGCTGTTGTCACTGGGAAAGACTGTCCCCACATGAAGGAGAAGGGAGCCCTGAAGCAGAACAAG GAGGCATTGGAGCTGGCCTTCTCCATCCTGTATGACCCCGACGAGACCTTGAACTTCATTGCACCCAACAAATATGAG tacTGCATCTGGACTGATGGCCTGAACGCCCTGCTGGGGAAGGAGATGGCCAGTGAGCTGACCCGGAGTGACCTGGACACCTTGCTGAGCATGGAGATGAAGCTGCGTCTGCTGGACTTGGAGAACATCCACATCCCAGAAACGCCGCCCCCCGTCCCCCGGGAGCCCAGCAGCTATGACTTTGTCTACCACTATGGCTGA
- the SLC35H1 gene encoding solute carrier family 35 member C2 isoform X1, translated as MATAAWARAGRPGLMAASSSSPPAASWGRRAGLTAGLVLLYYAFSIGITFYNKWLMKSFGFPLFMTLLHLLVIFALSGAARAVRGRCAPPARRPRAPLLPWPGYLRRVAPAALSTALDVGLSNWSFLYITVSLYTMTKSSAILFILFFSLVFKLEEPRAALVLVVLLVAGGLFLFTYRATQFEAEGFLLVLGASFLGGVRWTLTQILLQKDELGLQNPIDTMFHLQPLMFLGLFPLFAVFEGLSLSSSEKLFRCREAGVLLGLLGKLALGGVLAFGLGFSEFLLVSRTSSLALSISGILKEVCTLLLATQLLGDHLSVLNWLGFAVCLLGICLHVALKAFGAKGPKGTKPHKEPDSDLELLLLHHPEGREAESFPQH; from the exons ATGGCAACCGCGGCCTGGGCCCGCGCGGGGCGGCCGGGGCTGATGGCGGCCTCGTCCTCGTCCCCTCCGGCGGCGTCGTGGGGTCGGCGGGCGGGGCTGACGGCGGGGCTGGTGCTGCTCTACTACGCCTTCTCCATCGGCATCACCTTCTACAACAAGTGGCtcatgaag AGCTTCGGCTTCCCGCTCTTCATGACGCTGCTGCACCTGCTGGTCATCTTCGCGCTGAGCGGGGCGGCGCGGGCCGTGCGCGGCCGCTGCGCCCCCCCTGCCCGTCGCCCGCGGGCGCCGCTCCTGCCCTGGCCCGGTTACCTGCGCCGGGTAGCGCCCGCAG CCCTGTCCACCGCCCTGGATGTCGGCCTCAGCAACTGGAGCTTCCTCTACATCACCGTCTCGCT CTACACCATGACCAAGTCCTCCGCCATCCTCTTCATCCTGTTTTTTTCCCTGGTCTTCAAACTGGAGGAGCCG AGGGCGGCACTGGTGCTGGTGGTGCTGCTGGTGGCCGGAGGGCTCTTCCTCTTCACCTATCGGGCAACGCAGTTCGAGGCAGAGGGCTTCCTGCTGGTGCTGGGCGCCTCCTTCCTGGGCGGCGTCCGCTGGACCCTCACTCAGATCCTGCTGCAGAAGGACGAATTGG GGCTCCAGAATCCCATCGACACCATGTTCCACCTCCAGCCTCTCATGTTCCTCggcctcttcccactctttgCTGTTTTTGAAG GCCTGTCCTTGTCCTCATCGGAGAAGCTGTTCCGTTGCCGTGAGGCAGGGGTGCTTCTGGGCCTCCTCGGGAAGCTGGCCCTGGGGGGCGTGCTGGCATTTGGGCTGGGCTTCTCGGAGTTCCTGTTAGTGTCAAGAACATCCAGCCTCGCCCTGTCCATCTCTGGGATTCTCAAG gaagtcTGCACTCTACTGCTGGCTACTCAGCTCCTGGGGGATCACCTCAGCGTCTTGAACTGGCTTGGCTTTGCCGTGTGCCTCCTGGGGATCTGCCTGCATGTTGCGTTGAAGGCCTTTGGGGCCAAAG GACCAAAGGGGACGAAGCCACACAAGGAGCCTGACTCTGACCtggagctgctcctgctgcatcATCCTGAGGGACGGGAGGCCGAGAGTTTCCCCCAGCACTGA
- the ELMO2 gene encoding engulfment and cell motility protein 2 isoform X1, with product MPPPSDIVKVAVEWPGANAQLLEIDQKRPLASIIKEVCDGWSLPNPEFYTLRYADGPQLYITEQTRSDIKNGTILRLAISPSRAARQLVDRIQSHSMEARLEAMKELAKLSADMTFATEFIHMDGLVVLTHLVESGTKLLSHYSEMLAFTLTAFLELMDHGIVSWDTVSITFVKQIAGYVSQPTVDVSILQRSLAILESMVLNSQTLYQKVAEEVTVGQLLSHLQVSNQEIQTYAIALINAFFLKSPEDKRQQEPLVNPLELPCTEMANTFAQKHLRSIILTHIIRGNRPIKTEMAHQLYVLQVLTFNLLEERMMTKMDPNDQAQRDIIFELRRIAFEAEAESHSLAGGGAEKRKAMYTKDYKMLGFTNHINPALDFTQTPPGMLALDNMLYLARCHQDTYVRIVLENSSREDKHECPFGRSAIELTKMLCEILQVGELPNEGRNDYHPMFFTHDRAFEELFAICIHLLNKTWKEMRATAEDFNKVMQVVREQITRALPSAPYSLDQFKGKLRSLNYSEILRLRQSERMSQDDFQSPPILELREKIQPEILELIRQQRLNRLCEGSSFRKVGNRRRPERFWFCRLALNHKMLHYGDLEDHAQGEVTLEALQEKIPVADIKAVVTGKDCPHMKEKGALKQNKEALELAFSILYDPDETLNFIAPNKYEYCIWTDGLNALLGKEMASELTRSDLDTLLSMEMKLRLLDLENIHIPETPPPVPREPSSYDFVYHYG from the exons ATGCCGCCCCCATCAGACATAGTCAAGGTAGCTGTGGAGTGGCCGGGGGCCAATGCCCAGTTGTTGGAAATTGATCAG AAGCGGCCCCTAGCGTCCATCATCAAAGAAGTGTGTGACGG ATGGTCGCTGCCCAACCCCGAGTTCTACACACTGCGCTATGCCGATGGGCCTCAGCTGTACATCACTGAGCAG ACTCGCAGCGACATCAAGAATGGGACCATCCTGCGACTGGCCATTTCTCCG TCTCGGGCTGCCCGCCAGCTGGTGGACCGGATCCAGTCACACAGCATGGAGGCTCGGCTGGAGGCCATGAAGGAGCTGGCCAAGCTGTCTGCAGACATGACCTTTGCCACCGAGTTCATCCACATGGACGGCCTGGTGGTGCTGACCCACCTGGTGGAGAGCGGGACCAAGCTCCTCTCCCA CTACAGCGAGATGCTGGCGTTCACCCTGACAGCCTTCCTGGAGCTCATGGATCATGGCATTGTGTCGTGGGACACAGTTTCCATCACCTTTGTCAAGCAG ATTGCAGGGTATGTCAGTCAGCCCACGGTGGATGTCTCCATCCTGCAGCGCTCCTTGGCCATCTTGGAGAGCATGGTGCTGAACAGCCAGACCCTGTACCAGAAGGTGGCTGAAGAGGTCACAGTGGGGCAGCTCCTTTCGCACTTGCAGGT CTCCAACCAAGAGATCCAGACCTATGCTATTGCCTTGATCAATGCCTTCTTTCTGAAGTCCCCTGAGGACAAGAGACAG CAGGAGCCACTTGTGAACCCACTGGAGCTCCCCTGCACT GAGATGGCCAATACCTTTGCCCAGAAGCACCTGCGCTCCATCATCTTGACT CACATCATCCGAGGGAACCGGCCGATTAAAACGGAGATGGCTCATCAGCTGTATGTGCTTCAGGTCCTGACCTTTAACCTTCTGGAAGAGCGCATGATGACCAAGATGGACCCCAACGATCAG GCGCAAAGGGACATCATCTTTGAGCTGAGAAGGATCGCGTTCGAGGCCGAGGCCGAGAGCCACAGCCTTGCCGGGGGTGGAGCGGAGAAGCGCAAAGCCATGTACACCAAGGACTACAAGATGCTGGGCTTCACC AACCACATCAACCCTGCACTGGACTTCACGCAGACCCCGCCAGGGATGCTGGCCTTGGACAACATGCTGTATCtggccaggtgccaccaggacACCTATGTCCGG ATTGTCCTGGAGAACAGCAGCCGGGAGGACAAGCACGAGTGCCCCTTTGGGCGAAGTGCCATCGAGCTAACCAAGATGCTCTGTGAGATCCTGCAGGTCGGAGAACTGC ccaaCGAGGGTCGGAATGACTACCACCCCATGTTCTTCACTCACGACCGTGCCTTCGAGGAGCTCTTTGCCATCTGCATCCACCTGTTGAACAAGACCTGGAAGGAGATGCGGGCCACAGCGGAAGATTTCAAcaag GTGATGCAGGTGGTGCGGGAGCAGATTACCCGTGCGCTGCCCTCGGCACCCTACTCCCTGGACCAGTTCAAGGGCAAGCTCCGCAGCCTGAACTACTCGGAGATCCTGCGCCTGCGCCAGTCAGAGCGGATGAGCCAGGATGACTTCCAGTCCCCGCCTATTCT ggagcTGCGGGAGAAGATCCAGCCGGAGATCCTGGAGCTCATCCGGCAGCAGCGCCTGAACCGCCTCTGCGAAGGGAGCAGCTTCCGCAAGGTTGGCAATCGGAGGAGGCCAG AGAGGTTCTGGTTCTGCCGCTTGGCGCTCAACCACAAGATGCTCCACTACGGAGACCTGGAGGACCACGCCCAGGGAGAGGTGACCCTCGAGGCCCTGCAGGAGAAGA TCCCTGTCGCAGACATCAAGGCTGTTGTCACTGGGAAAGACTGTCCCCACATGAAGGAGAAGGGAGCCCTGAAGCAGAACAAG GAGGCATTGGAGCTGGCCTTCTCCATCCTGTATGACCCCGACGAGACCTTGAACTTCATTGCACCCAACAAATATGAG tacTGCATCTGGACTGATGGCCTGAACGCCCTGCTGGGGAAGGAGATGGCCAGTGAGCTGACCCGGAGTGACCTGGACACCTTGCTGAGCATGGAGATGAAGCTGCGTCTGCTGGACTTGGAGAACATCCACATCCCAGAAACGCCGCCCCCCGTCCCCCGGGAGCCCAGCAGCTATGACTTTGTCTACCACTATGGCTGA
- the SLC35H1 gene encoding solute carrier family 35 member C2 isoform X2: MSGAVPGTRKRRHGNRGLGPRGAAGADGGLVLVPSGGVVGSAGGADGGAGAALLRLLHRHHLLQQVAHEELRLPALHDAAAPAGHLRAERGGAGRARPLRPPCPSPAGAAPALARLPAPGSARSPVHRPGCRPQQLELPLHHRLALHHDQVLRHPLHPVFFPGLQTGGAGLQNPIDTMFHLQPLMFLGLFPLFAVFEGLSLSSSEKLFRCREAGVLLGLLGKLALGGVLAFGLGFSEFLLVSRTSSLALSISGILKEVCTLLLATQLLGDHLSVLNWLGFAVCLLGICLHVALKAFGAKGPKGTKPHKEPDSDLELLLLHHPEGREAESFPQH, translated from the exons ATGAGCGGCGCGGTGCCGGGGACCCGGAAGCGGCGCCATGGCAACCGCGGCCTGGGCCCGCGCGGGGCGGCCGGGGCTGATGGCGGCCTCGTCCTCGTCCCCTCCGGCGGCGTCGTGGGGTCGGCGGGCGGGGCTGACGGCGGGGCTGGTGCTGCTCTACTACGCCTTCTCCATCGGCATCACCTTCTACAACAAGTGGCtcatgaag AGCTTCGGCTTCCCGCTCTTCATGACGCTGCTGCACCTGCTGGTCATCTTCGCGCTGAGCGGGGCGGCGCGGGCCGTGCGCGGCCGCTGCGCCCCCCCTGCCCGTCGCCCGCGGGCGCCGCTCCTGCCCTGGCCCGGTTACCTGCGCCGGGTAGCGCCCGCAG CCCTGTCCACCGCCCTGGATGTCGGCCTCAGCAACTGGAGCTTCCTCTACATCACCGTCTCGCT CTACACCATGACCAAGTCCTCCGCCATCCTCTTCATCCTGTTTTTTTCCCTGGTCTTCAAACTGGAGGAGCCG GGCTCCAGAATCCCATCGACACCATGTTCCACCTCCAGCCTCTCATGTTCCTCggcctcttcccactctttgCTGTTTTTGAAG GCCTGTCCTTGTCCTCATCGGAGAAGCTGTTCCGTTGCCGTGAGGCAGGGGTGCTTCTGGGCCTCCTCGGGAAGCTGGCCCTGGGGGGCGTGCTGGCATTTGGGCTGGGCTTCTCGGAGTTCCTGTTAGTGTCAAGAACATCCAGCCTCGCCCTGTCCATCTCTGGGATTCTCAAG gaagtcTGCACTCTACTGCTGGCTACTCAGCTCCTGGGGGATCACCTCAGCGTCTTGAACTGGCTTGGCTTTGCCGTGTGCCTCCTGGGGATCTGCCTGCATGTTGCGTTGAAGGCCTTTGGGGCCAAAG GACCAAAGGGGACGAAGCCACACAAGGAGCCTGACTCTGACCtggagctgctcctgctgcatcATCCTGAGGGACGGGAGGCCGAGAGTTTCCCCCAGCACTGA
- the ELMO2 gene encoding engulfment and cell motility protein 2 isoform X3, whose protein sequence is MPSCWKLIRWSLPNPEFYTLRYADGPQLYITEQTRSDIKNGTILRLAISPSRAARQLVDRIQSHSMEARLEAMKELAKLSADMTFATEFIHMDGLVVLTHLVESGTKLLSHYSEMLAFTLTAFLELMDHGIVSWDTVSITFVKQIAGYVSQPTVDVSILQRSLAILESMVLNSQTLYQKVAEEVTVGQLLSHLQVSNQEIQTYAIALINAFFLKSPEDKRQQEPLVNPLELPCTEMANTFAQKHLRSIILTHIIRGNRPIKTEMAHQLYVLQVLTFNLLEERMMTKMDPNDQAQRDIIFELRRIAFEAEAESHSLAGGGAEKRKAMYTKDYKMLGFTNHINPALDFTQTPPGMLALDNMLYLARCHQDTYVRIVLENSSREDKHECPFGRSAIELTKMLCEILQVGELPNEGRNDYHPMFFTHDRAFEELFAICIHLLNKTWKEMRATAEDFNKVMQVVREQITRALPSAPYSLDQFKGKLRSLNYSEILRLRQSERMSQDDFQSPPILELREKIQPEILELIRQQRLNRLCEGSSFRKVGNRRRPERFWFCRLALNHKMLHYGDLEDHAQGEVTLEALQEKIPVADIKAVVTGKDCPHMKEKGALKQNKEALELAFSILYDPDETLNFIAPNKYEYCIWTDGLNALLGKEMASELTRSDLDTLLSMEMKLRLLDLENIHIPETPPPVPREPSSYDFVYHYG, encoded by the exons ATGCCCAGTTGTTGGAAATTGATCAG ATGGTCGCTGCCCAACCCCGAGTTCTACACACTGCGCTATGCCGATGGGCCTCAGCTGTACATCACTGAGCAG ACTCGCAGCGACATCAAGAATGGGACCATCCTGCGACTGGCCATTTCTCCG TCTCGGGCTGCCCGCCAGCTGGTGGACCGGATCCAGTCACACAGCATGGAGGCTCGGCTGGAGGCCATGAAGGAGCTGGCCAAGCTGTCTGCAGACATGACCTTTGCCACCGAGTTCATCCACATGGACGGCCTGGTGGTGCTGACCCACCTGGTGGAGAGCGGGACCAAGCTCCTCTCCCA CTACAGCGAGATGCTGGCGTTCACCCTGACAGCCTTCCTGGAGCTCATGGATCATGGCATTGTGTCGTGGGACACAGTTTCCATCACCTTTGTCAAGCAG ATTGCAGGGTATGTCAGTCAGCCCACGGTGGATGTCTCCATCCTGCAGCGCTCCTTGGCCATCTTGGAGAGCATGGTGCTGAACAGCCAGACCCTGTACCAGAAGGTGGCTGAAGAGGTCACAGTGGGGCAGCTCCTTTCGCACTTGCAGGT CTCCAACCAAGAGATCCAGACCTATGCTATTGCCTTGATCAATGCCTTCTTTCTGAAGTCCCCTGAGGACAAGAGACAG CAGGAGCCACTTGTGAACCCACTGGAGCTCCCCTGCACT GAGATGGCCAATACCTTTGCCCAGAAGCACCTGCGCTCCATCATCTTGACT CACATCATCCGAGGGAACCGGCCGATTAAAACGGAGATGGCTCATCAGCTGTATGTGCTTCAGGTCCTGACCTTTAACCTTCTGGAAGAGCGCATGATGACCAAGATGGACCCCAACGATCAG GCGCAAAGGGACATCATCTTTGAGCTGAGAAGGATCGCGTTCGAGGCCGAGGCCGAGAGCCACAGCCTTGCCGGGGGTGGAGCGGAGAAGCGCAAAGCCATGTACACCAAGGACTACAAGATGCTGGGCTTCACC AACCACATCAACCCTGCACTGGACTTCACGCAGACCCCGCCAGGGATGCTGGCCTTGGACAACATGCTGTATCtggccaggtgccaccaggacACCTATGTCCGG ATTGTCCTGGAGAACAGCAGCCGGGAGGACAAGCACGAGTGCCCCTTTGGGCGAAGTGCCATCGAGCTAACCAAGATGCTCTGTGAGATCCTGCAGGTCGGAGAACTGC ccaaCGAGGGTCGGAATGACTACCACCCCATGTTCTTCACTCACGACCGTGCCTTCGAGGAGCTCTTTGCCATCTGCATCCACCTGTTGAACAAGACCTGGAAGGAGATGCGGGCCACAGCGGAAGATTTCAAcaag GTGATGCAGGTGGTGCGGGAGCAGATTACCCGTGCGCTGCCCTCGGCACCCTACTCCCTGGACCAGTTCAAGGGCAAGCTCCGCAGCCTGAACTACTCGGAGATCCTGCGCCTGCGCCAGTCAGAGCGGATGAGCCAGGATGACTTCCAGTCCCCGCCTATTCT ggagcTGCGGGAGAAGATCCAGCCGGAGATCCTGGAGCTCATCCGGCAGCAGCGCCTGAACCGCCTCTGCGAAGGGAGCAGCTTCCGCAAGGTTGGCAATCGGAGGAGGCCAG AGAGGTTCTGGTTCTGCCGCTTGGCGCTCAACCACAAGATGCTCCACTACGGAGACCTGGAGGACCACGCCCAGGGAGAGGTGACCCTCGAGGCCCTGCAGGAGAAGA TCCCTGTCGCAGACATCAAGGCTGTTGTCACTGGGAAAGACTGTCCCCACATGAAGGAGAAGGGAGCCCTGAAGCAGAACAAG GAGGCATTGGAGCTGGCCTTCTCCATCCTGTATGACCCCGACGAGACCTTGAACTTCATTGCACCCAACAAATATGAG tacTGCATCTGGACTGATGGCCTGAACGCCCTGCTGGGGAAGGAGATGGCCAGTGAGCTGACCCGGAGTGACCTGGACACCTTGCTGAGCATGGAGATGAAGCTGCGTCTGCTGGACTTGGAGAACATCCACATCCCAGAAACGCCGCCCCCCGTCCCCCGGGAGCCCAGCAGCTATGACTTTGTCTACCACTATGGCTGA